The window GACTACGTGGGCGGGATCAATCTCGGAGCCGCTGCATCACTGTCTGCATCATCTTCTCCAACATCGGCTACCGGCCCCCGCCCTCTGCTGTCTGTTGCGCCCCTCGGCGACCATGGTCGAGGCCGAGCATGCATGCAGGCACGCCTCTGTCAAGCCAGCCGGCTGGCTTTCCGCCACTTGGGCCCGACCCTTGTTTAAGATTAGGGGTGGGCTAATCCCCCGTGCTAACTTATTTGTATTAAGTTAGGTAACTTTTGTGCCAATTACATGTGGGCCTAACCACTAATTAGTCCATTTAGTTTAATAATTAAACCTTTAAAGATATGTCTTTATGACAGGTAGGACCCCATGATGCTAATTAACTCTAGTTAAACATGTGACAATGACAACCGGCCCATTGGTACTGTtcaccagttgaccagtcaacccattgactgggtcaactgggccctctggaccccaccgtcagccccaCAGTGCCCACTGTCGGGTACCTTTTTGGGTGCACTTAGCTTTTCAATTAAGATATTCGTGAATTTAATTTAATTCTAGAAATTTCCAGAGTAttgttaaaactttagaaaataatGTAAAATAATCCATAATTCGGAtgtaaatactttgtacatgaaagttgctcagaacgacaagacgaatccgaatatgtagtccgttcgtccgccacgcaaccCTAGCATAGCGAATATGCAACAATccacctccagttcatctgtccaaaaacatcaaacaccgggaatactttcccggatgtttcccccttttgctggtatcacctactaccgcgttagggcacacctagcatcgctcATTGTCATGCCATGCATCTTCATgtatatgtttgcattatatttatggtTTCTTACCCCTCTTCttgccggtagactacgagactaacGCCGCTGCTGCCCAAATctactacggtgttgatgacccgtCCTTCTCTgccgagcttccaggcaagccacgCCCCTTTGATCAACCCAATATCGCcattctctctacttcttgcattagagtagtgtagcatgttactgctttcggttaaacctattctactgcatagcctgtctttggtattactgttgttacctttacctgcaatcctaaatgcttagtataggatgctagtttatcatcagtggtcctacattcttgtccgtctgccatgctatactatcgggtcgtgatcactcgggacgtgatcacgggtatatacttacatacattatatatgatacatgtggtgactaaagtcgggtcggctcgtagagtacccgcaagtgattcatggattgggggctgaaaggacatactttcccaacggccctctgtgtggatctttgtggcggagcgacagggcaggttgtgaccacctaggagacaggtgggcctggcccctggtcggcgtccgcagtTACTTCTAAATAACacacttaacaagatcttggtatttgatttgagtctggctatgagcctatacgcactaactaactacgtgggaacagttatgggcactcgacgtcatggtatcagccgaagctctttttgacgtcagcgacggagcggcgcgcgcttgATTGGACCGTTAGCCcacgcttgtattaagggggctgggtctgcttccggctgccctcgcaacgtgcaggagtgcaatgggcgatgggcccagacccctgcgcgcttaagatttagaccggcgtgctgacctctctgttgagtctaggtggggctgcgacgtgttgatcttccaaggccgggcatgacccaggaaagtgtgttcggctagagggatcgagcgtgttgggtaatgtggtgcacccttgcagggaagttcatatattcgaatagtcgtgtccctcggtaaaaggacgaccctgagttgtacctcgaccttatgacaactagaactggatacttaataaaacacaccctatcaagtgccagatacaacccggtgatcgctctctcagagggcgacgaggagaggatcatcgggtaggattgtgctatacgatgatacttggtggACTTACCAGCTATTCTCTTCtatctgcttcaagatggaggctgccagaagcgtggtCTTCGCTAGGACTAGTTTCCCCCTcctattttggcattctgcagttcagtccacagatactacctatttcattgataccaatgcatatgtagtgtagacccttacttgcgagtactttggatgagtactcatggttgctttgctacttatTTCCCCCCTTTTCCCGGTTATTgtgatcatatgatggagtccaggagctagagGATCCTGAGAATGATTCTACGTGGAGTttgacttcgaggagtagttaggaggtcccaggtaggaggccttgcctgttcgatcgttgctacttttgtgctagccttcttaaggcaaacttgtttaacttatgtctgtactcagatattattgcttccgctgactcttgtgtcttcgagcatttgtattcgagtcttcgaggcccctggcttgtaatataaagcttgtatgattttaatttgtgtctagagttgtgttgtgatatcttcccttgagtccctggtcttggtcgtacacatttgcatgcatgattagtgtacggtcaaatcaggggcgtcacaccaCTCGAGCATGCTGAAGAGCCCCCCATCAAGGCCCACTCCAAGAGGAAGGCCCCTTTCCCCCGGCGATGCTGCCGGCGTCGGAGCCGCCATCTCACACGCAGTCAGTCTTCGTCGCCGCCAGATTGACTTGGCGACCGCGGGAGCCCCCCAGTTTGTTTTTGCAAAAGTGGCTAGATCGTTCTGAACGTGATGTTTTGCAATTGCTCCACATATGACAAAACCCCGTTGTTTTacccttagtggcaacaatacaatacgttccttggccCTTATTATCAGTAGGCTAGGCCACCGCAAGATTGAAGCTAGTACAAAGGACCACTCCCTCTTAAGAAAAATCCATTGAACTTGGCCAAAGAAGACAGATACATTGGAGAGCATGCAAAGCTATTTAATCATACAACAAATAAAACCTCAAAAGATCCAATTGATTTCAGTAaacaatctgatcataaagtgacaattcatcatgccCCAACAAACACCATAGATTAGATCGAATTGATCCTGATCATGTGAGAAAGCTCatgggaacattgtattgaagatccagagagagagagagagtcatctagctactactatggacccataggtcctagtggaactactcacacatcgtcatgtaggcagcaaggttgatgaagaagaGTACTCGGGGAATGGCTTCCCCCTCTGACGGAGCTCCGTAAAAGTTCTCCAGATGGATCTTCGTGGAACAGAAACTTGTGGTGGCGATAAAATTCTTCTAAAAATATGCTAGAGGGTTTCAGTATCTATATGGATTTACGGCGGTGGAATTGGACAAAGGCGGTGCAGGGGGGGCACACGACCAGGTGGCACGACCCCCCCTAGGCCGCGCAGGGTGCCCGTGTGGGCCCCTGATAGCTCTTCCGGGGTCTCCCAAAGCTTAGTGTGTTTCTTGTTGCCCAAAATATCGTATTAAATCGGCAACTGATTTTGGCCTCCATAGTTATTGATTGGCCGCGAAGCCATAAACAAGCAGAAAATAGAAACTGATATTGCGAACTAAATTAATAGATTAgtccacaaaaataatataaattgctaTATAAGTATATAAAAATGATAGTATAATAGCATAAAACagtaaaattatagatatgtttgagacGTATCGGCGGGCTATGCGTTGGGCATGGTACTCACGCTCTTCGGTGGCAAGCTCCACGCGACGCTTCGGCAGGAGCATCTTGTACCATGTGACCTTATCGCACACCATGGTGAACGATAAAACAGGAGGAGAAAAGAGGAAAATATGAGGCAACTAGTTCTGGTCCTTGCCACCCGGCTTTAATAGGTGCTGGTAGGTTCCTCGGGCGGTGCATCGACCAACATGCCTTGAATGTGGGCAGGAAACTAGTGAGCTCCAGTGCGGATGATGTTGGTTTTGTGTGGGTTTAGACTATCAATCTATCGTGACAAATGCGTCTGACCTGCCTCAAATTTTTTCCACACATGAACTGAGTTTGGGGGTGCAGACAACTTAGATATTAGACATATGGATTAGGAATGAGGCGGCTGAATACATTTTTGGGCCATGTCCAAATtggtagagcatctacaaccggacctgTCATATTGCCCCTACACGTCGGATGGCCTGGTCACTGACCGATCGCATTTTTGTGACCCAACCGAACCTCTCAAACTAGCCCTATGTGTCCGAGCTGTCCGACACCCCCATACCCAACCCATATGTGGGGCGAATATGAGGAGGCTCAGACGTGTCTGCCACATCGGATCCGGCCCCACTCTGTCCCATAAATACCCCATctggaccaaaccctagccagtcCACACACTCGATCACTCTACTTCGTTTCCACTGCTcgtctccttccttcccctcccctcCATCATGTCCGGCTCCGGCAACCAATCTGGCAGCGCATCCCACAGTGAGTCTGATCCCGTCCACTGGGAAGGGTTCTTGGAGGAGGACTGAAGAAATAAAGGGTGAATTGGTCAGTCGGTGGTCGTATACAGTGCCAAATTTGACAATCGTGATTGTAGATGCTATAACCTATCTCTTCTACTACATGTAGTAGTACTTAAATAAGGCTAGTCCTGATGATTTTATGTTAGACAGGGATTAATTAAAAAGAGAGTTATGACTTTGTCTTATACGgtggttaattaagaagagagattcTGATAAAGTCACCATTAAATGAGAGATAGTATTGTTAAGAATCCTATCTTCCTGAAGAAGCCTCGGGTGCAACCGAAATCCAAACCCAACGCCTTGCCATGTGCGTCACTGTGTGTACTTTTGGGCAGGCTGGCCGCTGGCGGGTGGGCGTGGAAAGCCGTCGTCAATCCTCGCCGAGCACAGGAGAAAAGGCTGCTCCAATTGGCCCTGCCACCGAGGCCGCGGTCACGTGAAGCCCCTCTTCTgcccttcctcctctttccccactCCCCACTCCCCCCCAACAGACCAAATTTCCCCTCCGCTCGTCTCCGCCATGCCTGGACTCTCCTGACCTAGCTAGCCGTGCCGTGCCGTGCCCCACAACCCCTCCGCCCCTCTCGCGcgcgtcgccgccgtcgccatTACTCTTCTCCCTTTTCGCGGCATCGCGTGCCTCCACCCCGTCCGCAACCTCCGCCCGTTGGTTGGGTTTGGAGGTAACTTGGAGGTATGTTTCCGTCCAGCGATTAGTTAAGAAATCCCACTGACCTCCACAATGCGCACGCGGCACGCCGTCTAGATCCGCCACTGACCCAGCCGGTTGCTCCAGCCTCCAGCCTCCGCGGGCCGCCGAAGATGGGCTTCATGGGGGCGAAGCTGTTCCCGTCGTGCGAGAGCATGTGCGTCTGCTGCCCGGCGCTGCGCCCGAGCTCCCGCCGCCCCGTCAAGCGGTACAAGAAGCTGCTCGCTGAGATATTCCCCAAGACGCCTGTAAGTGCTCGCTTGTCGCTATTGTTGGCCGGCCTGGTTGGTTGCTGCTGCGGTCGTTGGATATGCTGTGCTGTGCTGTCTTCGATCTATAAGTGGAGCAATCCACATGTTCCTTAAACATGCTCCACAGAACGTGGCCATGTCACATGGTTATCTTCTGCCACTGTGTAATTGTTTTTTGCAGAATGCAGCTTCCGCTGTTGCTTGCAAAGGACACACTAATGCTCACACTTGATACTTCAGTATTAGGGCGTATAGTTGCTCATAGAGTAGAGTTTACCTTTGCAGGAGGGTCCACCAAATGAGAGGAAAATCATGAAGTTATGCGAGTATGCTGCCAAGAATCCCCTGCGCATTCCAAAGGCATGTGACCTTTGCATCATGCTTTCTCACATTTCATTGCTAAAGTATTCTTTAGGGGTCCTTGGTTAATCAATATTCAGTAGGTTTCCCTTCACTGCATGCTTGTCAGATTGCCAAGTTTCTGGAACAGAGGAGTCGCAAGGAACTGCGTGCTGCTCATTTGAACTATGTCAAGATAATCACTGAAGCATACAGCAAGCTACTCTTCATTTGTAAGGAGCAGATGTGAGTTTCTGAAATTCTTGGCTGCCACTCACGTTTTCTGTTCGAAAATGTTAATGGTTTCCGATGAAGCTTCGTGGCTAAAAAGTTATGTTACTGCATGCATGTGATGGTATAGGGCATATTTTGCCATCAGCCTGGTGAACGTCCTCACCGACCTTCTGGAAAGCAAGCAGGAGAACATTCATATCCTTGGATGTCAAACTTTCGCGAGGTTTATTTACAGCCAGGTGGGCATTATGATGGATCAGACACGCTTAAGAGTTATAAACATTGCATTTCAATCTGTTCCTCCTAATCATGAAAGGCTACTACTCGAGTcactttatttatttttagttatgTATGACATTCACCATGTTGTCACATTCATAGGTAGACAACACATATGCACGGAATATTGAGAGCTTGGCCCACAAAGTGTGCACACTTTCACGGCAACAGGGAGTGGAGCATAGTCTTCTGCGGGCAGCAAGCCTACAGTGTCTCTCAGCAATGGTAAATCCATAAATGTGGCTTTGCAGCTTTCTTTCTTCATTTTCTGTTATCTTCACATTTCCAGGTAATTTGTTTGAATGTCCAGTTCAGTTAACTATTGTAATGCTCGTGCAGATCTGGTTTATGAAGGAACATTCATACATATTTGCTGATTTTGATGAGGTAACTACAATCAGTTCTTTTAGTTGCATTGCTCCATTGATCATTACTTGTGGCTGTGGAGAATCAAAGGAGATTAAGCTTGTTTCTTGGATAGTTGAGTTCCAAATTGCTCAGCCtggttgcttgcttagttgctcgtttGCACCAGGTTATTACCAATAGAATGCTTGTGTGGTCATAAAGAACACAATTATTTATCTTGTCTTCTGCAGACTGCAAACGTTGTTGACTTATCCAGTTTTTTAATGAtttctgttttgacttctagtaaaATGGTTATATCATGGTACATAAGAATTCAGTTGGTTCCGTTATGGTTTCTCTATTTCGTTCGGGGAGTTTAAACTTCGTGTGCTGTTTTGTTTGATAAGCTCTTGAAGAACTTTTATATTTCTCAAGTTTAATGTAATGATGGATGTTGACAATCTAACTCTCTTTGACGTGACAGATGGTGCAGTCGGTCTTGGAAAATTATAGGATGGATGGAACTGCTGGTGGTGATGATGACAGACATGCATCACAGCATAACTGGGTTGATGAAATAGTCAGGCGTGAGGGAAGAGCTGGTTTAGGTGGAGGTAATGATGTAAATTTCTGTAGTGCAACAACTACTAGACTGCGATCAGCAAGGGACTCTTCAGCACTGACCAGGTGAAGTGTCATTCTCATTTATATATACTCGCTATAGCACTTTTTCTTTTCCCTAAATTTAGTGCAGAAAAAAAATGCATGCTGGTGCACATCATACACACTTTTACTGCATTGCAACCTTTCAGTTCATTTTAGTTCTGTATGGTGTCTAGCAATAGTGCATGTCATTCCTTTTCATACTTTGAAGGGTACATACATGCTAGAAGCCTATAACTGAGGTTCAGATACCACACTTAATAGTGTAGGTGTCTTTCAACTTCTACTGACAACTTATTTGTGTGACTAATGTGATCTTGCTATCAAGTACATGCACATTGCACTGGAGATGCAGAAAAAGAACACGAAAACATTGAAGAAAATTTCCTTTTGAAGCATAGCAGATTATAATATAAATAAGTCAAGTATGTTTTTTCACTGGTTAATCCATCAATCAAGGGATGAATGGGAACTTGGCAGCAGGAGTAATGGCCTTGAGAATGACCGTCCAACCTATATTTTGTGACATGTTTGATTCTGCTTCTTTTTAATATTCGAACTCAGATGAACCCAacatattatgattcatttgaaTGACTATGCAGGGAGGAGCGCGAATCTCCAGAAGTATGGTCCCATATTTGTGTTCAGAAGCTTGCAGAACTGGCCAAAGAGAGTACAACTATGCGACGCATCCTTGATCCAATGTTTTCTTACTTTGATATGAAGAAACAATGGGCTCCTCGGCATGGATTAGCTTTGCTTGTCATGTCTGATATGTCTTATCTAGAGAAGAGTTCAGGTAAATTTTTGTTCCCAAGAAGATTTTGAATTTTGTACTATCAAAATAGTAAAAATACGTAGGTCATGTTATGCTATATATGAGCTTTCTATTTATTCTTCTAATTATATGGCATGCTATGAAGATCCTTTTCTTTCTAGTAATAGAGAAAGTGTCGACAATTTTCTTGCTGTTCCATACTTCCAATCTATTTAGTCATCTTTGAGCAAACACTATGTTTGGCGTTTTCAATTGTTGAATGCATTATAAGTCTTCTTATATTGCTGTGATTGCTCGTTTCTCGGTAGATCGTGACCCATTTTCTGACGGAATACATTTGCAGTCCACAGTGCACTTTCCTTTCCTGTTTGCAACATATTCAAGGGGTTTCCTTGTCTGCTAAAGCGCTAATACTTTTTTTTTTCTCATAGGCAACGAACAATTGATTTTGACTGCTGTCATCCGTCATCTGGACCACAAGAATATTTTGCATTGTCCTCAGACTAAATCTGATATTATTCAGACAGCAACATCTTTGGCACGACAGCTGCGATCACGAGGAGTTGCTCCTGAACTTGCAGTAACAGGTGACTTGTGCAGGCACTTGAGGAAAACACTAGAGGCCATGGAGTCAGCCAGTGTTCAAGAGCTGAGCTTGAATGAGTCTCTTCAAAATTTCCTGGAGGGCTGTCTTGTTGAAGTCGTAAGAGGAGTATGTCCCACACTATTCCAGTTACATGCTAACATTTGTCAACTGCCGTGGATGTTTTTAGTGCATCTTTCTTAGAAATTTGCAACTGCGAGAGCTTTGACGCTAAAGAGTTACACtagtatatagttttatacatacattTCCTTCACTTTTGTTAATTTTTTGGAACTTCTTATAGGTTAAAGATGTGCGGCCACTTTATGACATGATGGCAATTACATTGGAGAATTTGCCTTCTATTCCTGCTGTTGCTAGAGCAACTATTGGAAGTTCGCTGATACTTTGCCACATAATCTCTTTGACATCAGTATCTTCGGACGCTCCTATGGTCAGTTCTGAATTTATACTATGCACTCATCAAATAATTTCTAAATTAATAAACGGTGATGTGATGAAGTTCAGAAACTGTGCATTCTCTTCTTCACATCAAATAATTTATTGCATTGAATGCTGTTCATCGTTTGCAGAATTCTACTCCGTGATCAGTTGGCTACTTCTGCCATTCTTTGCTGAGTTTTTAATCTAACTCTTCTTAGCAGGTGTTTCCGGAAGCACTCCTCCAGCAGATATTGAGATCCATGGTACATCCAGATGCAGACACTCGTGTGGGGGCGCACCACATATTTTCTGCTGTAATTGTCCGAGGCCCAAGCCATCAGAGGGGTGATTCAGAGTACCTATTTGCAACAAAAAAGTGTCAATCTCGATCACCGTCAGTGTTTGCTTCAGCTACTGCTCTACTTGAGAAGTTAAGGAGAGAGAAAGAATGCTTAGGTTCAGATAAGCCTGGACATATGATGCATGATGATGGGAAGGAAAGAAACACCCATGAAGAGGATAATAAGCATGTTTGGGCACGAAAAAGCCCGGCTTATTTTTCAAAGTTGGTCTTCTCTTTCATCGATCGATGGGCAACACTAGCTAGTTCTGCTGAGGTAACCCAGTCCTGCCCCGTCCACCCCCCCCTCACCCCTGCAAGGGCCCTTGTTTTGTTGCGATGTATTACCTCCGTTCCATATTAGTTGACGctcagatgtatctagacgtatttcagtgCTACATACATCCGTTTGGGCGTCAACTAATATGGATCGGAGTGAGTATATATTTTTGGGTCTGGTTGGATCACGATACACAACTCATTAATCATGATTACTGAAGAAAAAACTTTTGACCCATCTTCCAGGAAACCAAAATCGTCCTGTTAACTGAAGATCAAACAAATCAATTGCTGTCTGCGTTTTGGATACAGGCCAATCAGACCGATAACACTCCTTTTAATTATGAGGCCATTGGTCATTCATAC is drawn from Triticum dicoccoides isolate Atlit2015 ecotype Zavitan chromosome 4A, WEW_v2.0, whole genome shotgun sequence and contains these coding sequences:
- the LOC119285506 gene encoding protein SEMI-ROLLED LEAF 2-like isoform X2; protein product: MGFMGAKLFPSCESMCVCCPALRPSSRRPVKRYKKLLAEIFPKTPEGPPNERKIMKLCEYAAKNPLRIPKIAKFLEQRSRKELRAAHLNYVKIITEAYSKLLFICKEQMAYFAISLVNVLTDLLESKQENIHILGCQTFARFIYSQVDNTYARNIESLAHKVCTLSRQQGVEHSLLRAASLQCLSAMIWFMKEHSYIFADFDEMVQSVLENYRMDGTAGGDDDRHASQHNWVDEIVRREGRAGLGGGNDVNFCSATTTRLRSARDSSALTREERESPEVWSHICVQKLAELAKESTTMRRILDPMFSYFDMKKQWAPRHGLALLVMSDMSYLEKSSGNEQLILTAVIRHLDHKNILHCPQTKSDIIQTATSLARQLRSRGVAPELAVTGDLCRHLRKTLEAMESASVQELSLNESLQNFLEGCLVEVVRGVKDVRPLYDMMAITLENLPSIPAVARATIGSSLILCHIISLTSVSSDAPMVFPEALLQQILRSMVHPDADTRVGAHHIFSAVIVRGPSHQRGDSEYLFATKKCQSRSPSVFASATALLEKLRREKECLGSDKPGHMMHDDGKERNTHEEDNKHVWARKSPAYFSKLVFSFIDRWATLASSAEETKIVLLTEDQTNQLLSAFWIQANQTDNTPFNYEAIGHSYSLTVLSSRLKNSSNSNNIQFFQLPLSLRSIALTPSAGLPPSCQRSIFSLATSMLAFAGKVCHIVELAELLRCFTSSNIDSYLRIGEDLQLYVRLQSDLGSYGSESDQDIARSVLSDCRKKVGINDHRVLDVIACALSNLTEMDKDALAKELTEMFTPEEVPLFGSNSVLDWANFHAQAFSDESLSFDEECSRTSSVDGGLHDSPITNTASSTSKITLPHSAPRVLGVGQLLESALHVAGQVAGSSVSTSPLPYGTMTSQCEALGSGTRKKLSSWLVNGHSSTPDNPVPSLPAADRFILPKVNSCGFEINRTLSEPCSMVKLPPASPFDNFLKAAYRTPQEM
- the LOC119285506 gene encoding protein SEMI-ROLLED LEAF 2-like isoform X3; amino-acid sequence: MGFMGAKLFPSCESMCVCCPALRPSSRRPVKRYKKLLAEIFPKTPEGPPNERKIMKLCEYAAKNPLRIPKIAKFLEQRSRKELRAAHLNYVKIITEAYSKLLFICKEQMAYFAISLVNVLTDLLESKQENIHILGCQTFARFIYSQVDNTYARNIESLAHKVCTLSRQQGVEHSLLRAASLQCLSAMIWFMKEHSYIFADFDEMVQSVLENYRMDGTAGGDDDRHASQHNWVDEIVRREGRAGLGGGNDVNFCSATTTRLRSARDSSALTREERESPEVWSHICVQKLAELAKESTTMRRILDPMFSYFDMKKQWAPRHGLALLVMSDMSYLEKSSGNEQLILTAVIRHLDHKNILHCPQTKSDIIQTATSLARQLRSRGVAPELAVTGDLCRHLRKTLEAMESASVQELSLNESLQNFLEGCLVEVVRGVKDVRPLYDMMAITLENLPSIPAVARATIGSSLILCHIISLTSVSSDAPMQVFPEALLQQILRSMVHPDADTRVGAHHIFSAVIVRGPSHQRGDSEYLFATKKCQSRSPSVFASATALLEKLRREKECLGSDKPGHMMHDDGKERNTHEEDNKHVWARKSPAYFSKLVFSFIDRWATLASSAEETKIVLLTEDQTNQLLSAFWIQANQTDNTPFNYEAIGHSYSLTVLSSRLKNSSNSNNIQFFQLPLSLRSIALTPSGLPPSCQRSIFSLATSMLAFAGKVCHIVELAELLRCFTSSNIDSYLRIGEDLQLYVRLQSDLGSYGSESDQDIARSVLSDCRKKVGINDHRVLDVIACALSNLTEMDKDALAKELTEMFTPEEVPLFGSNSVLDWANFHAQAFSDESLSFDEECSRTSSVDGGLHDSPITNTASSTSKITLPHSAPRVLGVGQLLESALHVAGQVAGSSVSTSPLPYGTMTSQCEALGSGTRKKLSSWLVNGHSSTPDNPVPSLPAADRFILPKVNSCGFEINRTLSEPCSMVKLPPASPFDNFLKAAYRTPQEM
- the LOC119285506 gene encoding protein SEMI-ROLLED LEAF 2-like isoform X1; protein product: MGFMGAKLFPSCESMCVCCPALRPSSRRPVKRYKKLLAEIFPKTPEGPPNERKIMKLCEYAAKNPLRIPKIAKFLEQRSRKELRAAHLNYVKIITEAYSKLLFICKEQMAYFAISLVNVLTDLLESKQENIHILGCQTFARFIYSQVDNTYARNIESLAHKVCTLSRQQGVEHSLLRAASLQCLSAMIWFMKEHSYIFADFDEMVQSVLENYRMDGTAGGDDDRHASQHNWVDEIVRREGRAGLGGGNDVNFCSATTTRLRSARDSSALTREERESPEVWSHICVQKLAELAKESTTMRRILDPMFSYFDMKKQWAPRHGLALLVMSDMSYLEKSSGNEQLILTAVIRHLDHKNILHCPQTKSDIIQTATSLARQLRSRGVAPELAVTGDLCRHLRKTLEAMESASVQELSLNESLQNFLEGCLVEVVRGVKDVRPLYDMMAITLENLPSIPAVARATIGSSLILCHIISLTSVSSDAPMQVFPEALLQQILRSMVHPDADTRVGAHHIFSAVIVRGPSHQRGDSEYLFATKKCQSRSPSVFASATALLEKLRREKECLGSDKPGHMMHDDGKERNTHEEDNKHVWARKSPAYFSKLVFSFIDRWATLASSAEETKIVLLTEDQTNQLLSAFWIQANQTDNTPFNYEAIGHSYSLTVLSSRLKNSSNSNNIQFFQLPLSLRSIALTPSAGLPPSCQRSIFSLATSMLAFAGKVCHIVELAELLRCFTSSNIDSYLRIGEDLQLYVRLQSDLGSYGSESDQDIARSVLSDCRKKVGINDHRVLDVIACALSNLTEMDKDALAKELTEMFTPEEVPLFGSNSVLDWANFHAQAFSDESLSFDEECSRTSSVDGGLHDSPITNTASSTSKITLPHSAPRVLGVGQLLESALHVAGQVAGSSVSTSPLPYGTMTSQCEALGSGTRKKLSSWLVNGHSSTPDNPVPSLPAADRFILPKVNSCGFEINRTLSEPCSMVKLPPASPFDNFLKAAYRTPQEM